A region of Salvia splendens isolate huo1 chromosome 17, SspV2, whole genome shotgun sequence DNA encodes the following proteins:
- the LOC121774689 gene encoding protein FORGETTER 1-like isoform X1, protein MGQPSLPPPPIVPPPPPPLPPPAQLGSVPAAGCQVRCAGCKMVLTVMPGLTEFVCPTCQLPQMLPPELMRPNQAQAQQHRTAPAHGIDPTKIQLPCANCKAILNVPHGLSRFNCPQCQISLAVDLSKISQAFAPPVRQHRSLSLLPPLPLPLPEEVNEVAIEVEREEDEGGLAGETFTDYRPPKLSIGPPHPDPVVETSSLSAVQPPEPTYDLRIKDELESSKALSCLQIETLVYACQRHLQHLPDGERAGFFLGDGAGVGKGRTIAGLIWENWHHGRRKALWISVGSDLKFDARRDLDDVGATCIEVHALNKLPYSKLDSKAVGIKEGVVFLTYSSLIASSERGRSRLHQLVQWFGDMDGLIVFDECHKAKNLVPEAGGQPTKTGEAVLDIQAKLPEARVIYCSATGASEPRNLGYMVRLGLWGSGTSFLNFREFLGAMDKGGVGALELVAMDMKARGMYVCRTLSYKGAEFEVVEVPLEAKMTEMYEKAAEFWARLRMELLAASTFLTNEKPNSSQVWRLYWASHQRFFRHVCMSAKVPAVVRLSQQALLENKCVIIGLQSTGEARTEEVITKYGLELDDFISGPRELLLKFVEENYPLPDKPEPLAEESVKELQRKRHSATPGVSFAGRVRKVAKREVESEEESEWQSESDTDPEAESDDEFEICNICSLEGERKKLLQCSCCSQLVHPACLVPPVVEVISEDWSCYSCKEKTEEFLRARQVYYEELLKRYEGALERKLKFLEIIRSLDLPNNPLDDIVDQLGGPDKVAEITGRRGMLVRASDGKGVTYQARNTKDVTMEMVNMHEKQLFMSGKKLVAIISEAGSAGVSLQADRRAVNQRRRVHLTLELPWSADRAIQQFGRTHRSNQASAPEYRLLFTNLGGERRFASIVAKRLESLGALTQGDRRAGPSLSAYNYDSAFGKKALINLYKGLMDLEPLAIVPPGCSSEKPETIEEFMTEGRAALHSVGIIRDPATGNGKDAGKLSGRIVDSDMNDVGRFLNRILGLSPGIQNRLFELFVGIFDILIRKARIEGHLDSGIVDVKANTIELQGAPKTVHIDNMSGASTVLFTFTLDRGMTWEAASSLLEEKQKGDTGSSNTGFYESRREWMGKRHYVLAVEDSDCGEYKIFRPNLGESIREMTLTELKEKYRKLSALEKARTGWEGEYEVSSKQCMHGPNCKLGSFCTTGRRLQEVNVLGGLILPVWGTVEKALSKQARQSHKRIRVVRIETTSDNQRIVGLLIPNAAVPTVLQDLAWVHDIDDDDEE, encoded by the exons ATGGGGCAGCCCTCGTTGCCGCCTCCGCCAATCGTCCCTCCCCCTCCACCGCCGCTCCCGCCGCCGGCTCAGCTCGGCTCCGTTCCCGCCGCTGGGTGCCAGGTGCGGTGCGCCGGCTGCAAGATGGTCCTCACCGTGATGCCCGGCCTGACCGAGTTCGTCTGCCCTACGTGCCAGCTGCCGCAGATGCTGCCGCCCGAGCTGATGCGGCCCAACCAGGCCCAGGCCCAGCAGCATCGGACTGCCCCGGCCCACGGCATTGATCCGACTAAGATCCAGCTTCCATGCGCCAACTGCAAGGCGATACTCAATGTGCCGCATGGCTTGTCGCGCTTCAATTGCCCTCAGTGCCAAATTAGTCTCGCTGTCGATCTCTCGAAGATTTCGCAGGCGTTTGCTCCTCCGGTCCGCCAGCATAGGTCTCTCAGTCTGCTGCCAccgctgccgctgccgctgccagAGGAAGTCAATGAG GTGGCCATCGAAGTGGAAAGggaagaagatgaaggtggaTTGGCTGGAGAAACATTTACGGATTAT CGACCACCTAAACTATCTATTGGTCCTCCTCATCCAGATCCTGTCgtggagacatcatctttatCTGCTGTACAACCTCCTGAACCCACTTATGATCTCAGGATTAAGGATGAGCTTGAAAGTTCAAAAGCATTGTCATGCTTACAGATCGAAACACTGGTCTATGCTTGTCAG AGACATCTCCAGCACCTTCCAGATGGTGAAAGAGCTGGTTTTTTTCTTGGTGATGGTGCTGGTGTGGGTAAAGGAAGGACAATTGCTGGATTAATATGGGAGAACTGGCACCATGGGAGAAGAAAAGCTTT GTGGATATCTGTAGGTTCGGACTTGAAATTTGATGCTAGAAGAGACTTGGACGATGTTGGTGCGACATGTATAGAAG TTCATGCTCTGAACAAGCTTCCGTACTCTAAGCTCGATTCCAAGGCTGTTGGCATTAAGGAGGGAGTTGTTTTCTTGACCTATAGCAGCCTCATTGCATCCTCTGAGAGAGGGCGCTCGCGCTTGCATCAGCTTGTGCAATGGTTTGGTGACATGGATGGACTCATTGTATTTGATGAG TGTCATAAAGCTAAAAATCTGGTTCCTGAAGCTGGGGGGCAGCCAACAAAGACGGGCGAAGCCGTGCTTGATATCCAG GCCAAACTTCCTGAAGCTCGTGTCATCTATTGCTCAGCAACTGGTGCTTCTGAACCACGCAATTTAGGCTATATGGTCCGCCTCGGTCTTTGGGGATCTGGAACATCATTTCTCAACTTTCGTGAATTTTTAG GTGCAATGGATAAAGGGGGTGTTGGAGCTCTGGAACTTGTTGCCATGGATATGAAAGCAAG GGGGATGTATGTTTGTCGCACGCTGAGCTACAAAGGTGCGGAATTTGAAGTGGTTGAAGTTCCATTGGAGGCCAAAATGACG GAAATGTATGAAAAAGCGGCAGAGTTCTGGGCTCGTTTGAGAATGGAGTTGCTAGCAGCCAGCACCTTTCTCACCAACGAGAAGCCTAATTCGAGTCAAGTGTGGAGATTGTACTGGGCAAGTCATCAG CGGTTCTTTAGGCATGTTTGTATGTCAGCTAAAGTGCCTGCAGTGGTTAGACTTTCTCAACAAGCATTGCTGGAAAATAAGTGCGTGATTATAGGCCTACAGAGTACTGGGGAAGCAAGGACTGAGGAAGTCATTACTAAATAT GGTTTGGAGCTTGATGATTTTATATCTGGGCCTCGTGAGttattattgaaatttgttGAGGAAAATTATCCCCTCCCAGATAAGCCTGAACCACTTGCTG AGGAAAGTGTAAAAGAGCTTCAAAGAAAGAGGCATTCAGCTACACCTGGTGTGTCATTTGCAGGGAGGGTAAGGAAAGTTGCCAAACGGGAAGTTGAAAGCGAAGAAGAAAGCGAGTGGCAGTCTGAAA GCGACACTGACCCAGAAGCTGAATCTGATGATGAGTTCGAGATCTGCAACATTTGCAGTTTGGAAGGG GAAAGGAAGAAATTGCTTCAATGTTCATGTTGCAGCCAGCTTGTTCACCCTGCTTGTCTGGTTCCACCTGTTGTTGAAGTAATATCTGAGGATTGGTCTTGTTATTCATGCAAGGAGAAAACAGAGGAGTTTCTCCGAGCTAGACAAGTCTACTATGAAGAACTGCTGAAAAG ATATGAAGGAGCCCTTGAACGCAAATTGAAATTTCTAGAAATAATACGATCGTTGGATCTCCCTAACAATCCGTTAGATGATATTGTTGATCAG CTTGGAGGCCCTGATAAAGTAGCAGAAATCACAGGGCGACGAGGCATGCTAGTCAGGGCTTCTGACGGAAAAGGTGTTACTTATCAGGCACGGAACAC GAAAGATGTGACCATGGAAATGGTCAACATGCACGAAAAACAGCTCTTCATGAGTGGTAAAAAACTAGTAGCTATTATATCTGAGGCTGGATCTGCTGGTGTTTCTTTGCAAGCAGATAGAAGAGCAGTCAATCAG AGAAGAAGAGTTCATCTAACTCTTGAACTACCTTGGAGTGCTGATAGAGCCATTCAACAATTTGGAAGAACTCACAGATCAAATCAAGCTTCTGCACCGGAATATAG GCTGCTTTTCACAAATCTTGGTGGTGAACGACGTTTTGCTTCAATTGTTGCAAAGAGACTTGAATCTCTTGGAGCACTGACACAGGGAGACCGAAG AGCTGGACCATCTCTCAGTGCTTACAATTATGATAGTGCATTTGGAAAGAAGGCCTTAATCAATTTGTATAAGGGACTCATGGATCTG GAACCTTTGGCCATTGTTCCACCAGGATGTTCATCTGAAAAACCTGAAACAATAGAAGAATTCATGACAGAGGGAAGAGCTGCTCTTCATTCTGTTGGAATAATTAGAGATCCAGCTACCG GTAATGGGAAGGATGCTGGAAAGCTTTCTGGCCGTATAGTTGATTCAGACATGAATGATGTTGGGCGTTTCCTGAACCGAATTTTAGGACTTTCTCCGGGGATTCAAAATAG GCTGTTCGAATTATTTGTTGGAATCTTTGATATTCTTATTCGGAAAGCACGTATTGAAGGGCATCTGGATTCTGGTATTGTTGATGTGAAGGCTAACACAATCGAGTTGCAGGGAGCACCAAAG ACTGTGCATATTGACAATATGTCCGGAGCATCCACTGTGTTGTTTACTTTCACCTTGGACCGAGGAATGACATGGGag GCTGCTTCCTCATTGCTTGAGGAAAAGCAAAAGGGTGATACTGGATCAAGTAACACTGGATTCTACGAATCAAGGAGAGAATGGATGGGAAAACGACATTACGTGTTAGCAGTTGAAGA CTCTGATTGTGGAGAGTACAAAATTTTCCGACCAAACCTTGGGGAGTCTATCAG GGAGATGACACTAACAgaactaaaagaaaaatatagaaaacTTTC